A window of the Acidimicrobiales bacterium genome harbors these coding sequences:
- a CDS encoding MMPL family transporter: MTGLLYRLGRYSALRPWRVIGLWLAAAALVITASLSVGRQLEDSFDAPGVDSQLATELLSSAGSDRAGVTARVIAAAPAGASFADPTAQGDLGTVVTTLSALPKVINAVPTIAPSETVAVVEVQYPLLSDMAPEDLDHLKNAMVELRTEVDLQVEAGGELFFTYEEPAGSAHELIGLGAAVVILLVAFGSLIAMGLPIGIAVFGLALGVSAMPLVAYLVPVSSWAPDVGAMIGLGVGIDYALFLVTRHREFLARGCSVEDAAGRAVATAGQAVLFAGGTVVIAILGLSIAGLPFLTAMAVAVSLIVALMVVASLTLLPAFLGLSGQWINRLGLHRRGHAAASGPSAGWRRWGAHVSRHAWTYAVGVTAALLLAASPVVALELGFPDEGTQPESRTERRAYDLAAEGFGPGVNGPLVIAVDLGDDPDTAPAVVDALAAAIATDPGVAAVAPAEIASDAGIATLVAFPTSAPQDDATYATVERLRADVFPGVLDGTGVSAHIGGMTANFGDVAKRVSDRLVLFVASVVVLSFLLLTVVFRSLLVPLKAALLNLLSIGAAYGLLVVVFQWGWGASLIGLETTVPIVSFVPMFMFAVLFGLSMDYEVFLLSRVREEYVASGDNEASVVAGLAGTGRVITSAALIMISVFGAFSLGDDPVVKMMGLGLASAILIDATVVRCVLVPATMKLLGDANWWLPAWLDRLLPTIDIEGADLAVPDTVTPSGSRMQPYPPIA, from the coding sequence ATGACCGGCTTGCTCTATCGACTGGGGCGTTACTCCGCCCTGCGACCGTGGCGTGTGATCGGGCTGTGGCTCGCGGCTGCCGCACTTGTGATCACGGCATCGCTCAGCGTCGGCCGCCAGCTGGAAGACAGCTTCGATGCGCCCGGTGTCGACTCCCAGCTGGCGACCGAGCTGCTGTCCTCTGCCGGTTCCGACCGCGCCGGTGTGACAGCACGAGTGATCGCAGCAGCCCCGGCCGGCGCAAGCTTCGCCGACCCGACCGCTCAGGGCGACCTCGGCACGGTGGTGACGACTCTGTCCGCGTTGCCCAAGGTGATCAACGCCGTCCCGACCATTGCGCCGTCTGAGACCGTGGCCGTCGTCGAGGTGCAGTACCCCCTGCTTTCTGACATGGCGCCCGAGGATCTCGATCACCTGAAGAACGCGATGGTAGAGCTTCGCACCGAGGTCGACCTCCAGGTCGAGGCCGGGGGCGAGCTGTTCTTCACCTACGAGGAGCCGGCAGGGTCGGCGCACGAACTCATCGGCTTGGGCGCTGCCGTGGTCATCCTCCTCGTGGCGTTCGGATCCTTGATCGCCATGGGCCTGCCGATCGGCATCGCCGTGTTCGGTCTCGCCCTCGGTGTCTCGGCCATGCCCCTGGTGGCCTATCTCGTCCCGGTGTCGAGTTGGGCACCCGACGTCGGCGCAATGATCGGACTCGGCGTTGGCATCGACTACGCCCTCTTTCTCGTGACACGACATCGGGAGTTCCTGGCCCGAGGTTGCAGCGTGGAGGACGCAGCCGGGCGAGCGGTGGCCACCGCCGGTCAAGCGGTGCTGTTCGCTGGTGGCACCGTGGTCATCGCCATTCTCGGCCTGTCGATCGCCGGCCTTCCGTTCCTGACGGCGATGGCGGTGGCCGTCTCGTTGATCGTCGCCCTCATGGTGGTGGCCTCGTTGACCCTCCTGCCCGCCTTTCTCGGCCTCAGTGGCCAGTGGATCAATCGGCTCGGCCTCCACCGTCGCGGTCACGCCGCGGCATCGGGACCCAGCGCCGGATGGCGCCGATGGGGGGCACACGTATCGCGCCATGCCTGGACGTACGCCGTCGGCGTGACGGCCGCCCTCTTGCTTGCAGCGTCCCCGGTCGTCGCACTCGAGCTCGGCTTCCCCGACGAGGGGACCCAGCCCGAGTCCCGAACGGAGCGACGGGCGTACGATCTCGCTGCCGAGGGCTTCGGGCCCGGTGTCAACGGCCCGCTGGTCATCGCCGTCGACCTCGGTGACGACCCCGACACCGCGCCGGCGGTGGTCGACGCACTCGCTGCCGCGATCGCCACCGACCCTGGTGTCGCCGCCGTTGCGCCGGCCGAGATTGCGTCCGACGCCGGCATCGCCACGCTGGTGGCTTTCCCCACATCGGCGCCGCAGGACGACGCCACCTATGCCACCGTCGAGCGACTGCGCGCCGATGTCTTCCCCGGGGTGCTCGACGGCACCGGCGTCAGCGCGCACATCGGCGGGATGACGGCGAACTTCGGCGACGTGGCCAAGCGGGTCAGCGATCGACTCGTGCTGTTCGTGGCGTCCGTCGTGGTGCTGTCGTTCCTCCTGCTGACCGTGGTCTTCCGTTCGCTCCTGGTGCCGCTCAAGGCTGCGCTGCTGAACCTGCTCTCCATCGGCGCCGCTTATGGACTGCTCGTCGTCGTCTTCCAGTGGGGCTGGGGCGCATCACTCATCGGACTCGAGACGACGGTACCGATCGTGTCCTTCGTCCCCATGTTCATGTTCGCCGTGCTGTTCGGATTGTCGATGGACTACGAGGTGTTCCTGCTGAGCCGAGTGCGTGAGGAGTACGTGGCCTCCGGCGACAACGAAGCCTCCGTGGTGGCCGGGCTGGCGGGCACCGGGCGGGTGATCACCTCGGCGGCCCTCATCATGATCTCGGTGTTCGGCGCCTTCTCGCTGGGCGACGATCCGGTCGTGAAGATGATGGGACTGGGGCTTGCCTCGGCCATCCTGATCGATGCCACCGTGGTGCGCTGCGTGCTGGTGCCGGCGACGATGAAGCTGCTCGGCGATGCCAACTGGTGGCTCCCGGCCTGGCTTGACCGACTCCTTCCGACGATCGACATCGAAGGGGCCGATCTCGCGGTGCCAGACACCGTCACACCATCCGGGTCCCGGATGCAGCCGTACCCTCCGATCGCCTAG
- a CDS encoding AMP-binding protein has product MTNTETYRAARDQLFALRDDYAAASADFEWPRLTGTFNWAIDWFERYARGNDAPALWIVEEDGSEDVYSFGDMVERSDRIAAWLAANGVAKGDPVIVMLGNQVELWDAMLAIFKLGAVIMPTTTALPSSDLVDRMERTGTKHVIVASAEAAKFDEVPGEYTRISVSGAVDGWLHFADGYDVDQPEPFTSVTSVDDPLLLYFTSGTTSRPKLVEHTQISYPVGHLSTMYWLGLEPGDVHLNISSAGWAKHAWSCFFAPWIAEACVFVYNYTRFDAAALLAQLRTSSVTTFCAPPTVWRMLIQADLADGPGSLRELISAGEPLNPEVITQVERAWGRTIRDGFGQTETSAQVGNSPGQPIKPGSMGRALPGVPVVIADPVTGEVGVREGEICIDLSSNPVNVMTGYLGDAERTNEVMANGLYHTGDVAEIDDEGYITFVGRTDDVFKASDYKISPFELESVLIEHPAVAEAAVVPAPDEIRLAVPKAYIALAEGHEPNDDTALSILRHARENLAPFQRVRRIEFYELPKTVSGKIRRIELRQREEGDIAAAGGREWRDDQFPELKSNG; this is encoded by the coding sequence ATGACCAACACCGAGACCTACCGTGCCGCCCGAGACCAGTTGTTCGCCCTGCGCGACGACTACGCCGCAGCATCGGCGGATTTCGAGTGGCCGAGACTGACCGGCACCTTCAATTGGGCGATCGACTGGTTCGAGCGCTACGCCCGCGGCAACGACGCCCCGGCGCTCTGGATCGTCGAAGAGGACGGCTCGGAAGACGTCTACAGCTTCGGAGACATGGTCGAGCGCTCCGATCGCATCGCAGCATGGCTGGCGGCGAACGGCGTGGCCAAGGGTGACCCGGTCATCGTGATGCTGGGCAACCAGGTCGAGCTGTGGGATGCCATGCTCGCCATCTTCAAGCTCGGAGCGGTGATCATGCCGACCACCACGGCGCTCCCCTCGTCCGACCTCGTCGACCGAATGGAACGGACGGGTACCAAACACGTGATCGTGGCGTCGGCGGAGGCCGCCAAGTTCGACGAGGTACCCGGGGAGTACACCCGGATCTCGGTCAGCGGAGCGGTCGACGGTTGGCTGCACTTCGCCGACGGCTACGACGTCGACCAACCCGAGCCATTCACCTCGGTCACTTCCGTCGACGATCCGCTCCTGCTCTACTTCACCTCCGGCACCACCAGCCGGCCCAAACTGGTCGAGCACACCCAGATCTCGTACCCGGTCGGACATTTGAGCACCATGTACTGGCTGGGTCTCGAGCCTGGCGACGTCCATCTCAACATCAGCTCGGCCGGTTGGGCGAAGCACGCCTGGAGCTGCTTCTTCGCCCCGTGGATCGCCGAAGCGTGTGTGTTCGTCTACAACTACACCCGGTTCGACGCCGCCGCACTCCTGGCGCAACTCCGCACGAGCTCGGTCACCACCTTCTGTGCGCCACCCACCGTGTGGCGCATGCTGATCCAGGCCGACCTGGCCGACGGACCCGGCAGTCTCCGCGAGCTGATCTCGGCGGGCGAGCCGCTCAACCCCGAGGTGATCACCCAGGTCGAGCGGGCATGGGGACGCACCATCCGCGACGGGTTCGGCCAGACCGAGACCAGCGCACAGGTCGGGAACTCTCCTGGGCAGCCGATCAAGCCTGGCTCGATGGGTCGTGCCCTGCCCGGCGTGCCGGTCGTCATCGCCGACCCCGTCACCGGCGAAGTCGGTGTCCGCGAAGGTGAAATCTGCATCGACCTGTCGTCGAATCCTGTCAACGTGATGACCGGGTATCTCGGCGACGCCGAGCGCACCAACGAGGTCATGGCCAACGGGCTCTACCACACGGGCGATGTCGCCGAGATCGATGACGAGGGTTACATCACCTTCGTTGGCCGCACCGACGACGTCTTCAAGGCCTCCGACTACAAGATCTCCCCGTTCGAGCTCGAGTCGGTGCTGATCGAGCACCCCGCCGTCGCCGAGGCCGCCGTCGTCCCGGCGCCCGACGAGATCCGACTCGCGGTGCCCAAGGCCTACATCGCGTTGGCCGAAGGCCACGAGCCCAACGACGACACGGCGCTGTCGATCCTGCGGCACGCTCGCGAGAACCTCGCCCCGTTCCAGCGCGTCCGCCGGATCGAGTTCTACGAACTCCCCAAGACCGTCTCGGGCAAGATCCGTCGCATCGAGCTGCGCCAACGTGAGGAGGGCGACATCGCCGCTGCCGGGGGGAGGGAGTGGCGTGACGACCAGTTCCCCGAGCTCAAGTCGAACGGCTGA
- a CDS encoding sulfatase — protein MAPKNVCVILLDSLNRHMLGSYGSTEFETPNLDRFARERAARFTRHVTGSLPCMPARHDILVGALDFLWKPWGSIEIWEQPITRVLRDKGITSYLATDHPHLFETGGENYHTDFSAWHYVRGHEGDPWRTVPDPSWIGNPERPAVPAQGGGWFLSKMLGQEVHDRPYDTSRTWFRDEADYPGPRTMVDAARFLEDEAPQHDRWFCFVDEFDPHEPFDTPEPWASMYQDGGSWDADYMIWPPYVHGGVSKGHLTEAEARHLRANYGAKLSMIDHWFGRILDAFDRRNLWDDTALIVCTDHGHYLGDPREGHDIWGKPGVPQFEPLGHTPLLIHWPGASGDRGARPGATIDALTTNVDLFATLVDVFDVEVAHRTHGRSLVPLLDGSAESVRDWAIGGVWGNWIQITDGRYKYARAPVESNLPISMFSNRWSTMPVHFPGFETLPLPDQRAWLDTMPGSELPVIRQPYAAGDRMPMWAGGPHIIGRHHLYDLANDPDEQENLAGGRLDEQLCELIRSALVELEAPTEQLERVGLG, from the coding sequence ATGGCACCGAAGAACGTCTGCGTCATCCTGCTCGACTCGTTGAACCGCCACATGCTCGGGTCGTACGGGTCGACCGAGTTCGAGACCCCGAATCTGGACCGCTTCGCCCGGGAGCGCGCCGCACGGTTCACGCGTCACGTCACCGGATCACTGCCCTGCATGCCTGCCCGTCACGACATCCTGGTCGGCGCGCTCGACTTCTTGTGGAAGCCGTGGGGCTCGATCGAGATCTGGGAGCAACCGATCACGCGAGTGCTGCGAGACAAGGGGATCACGAGCTACCTGGCCACCGATCATCCACACCTGTTCGAGACTGGTGGCGAGAACTACCACACCGACTTCTCCGCCTGGCACTACGTGCGAGGTCACGAGGGTGATCCGTGGCGAACCGTGCCCGACCCATCGTGGATCGGCAATCCCGAACGTCCCGCGGTGCCGGCGCAGGGTGGTGGCTGGTTCCTGTCGAAGATGCTGGGGCAGGAGGTGCACGACCGGCCGTACGACACGAGCCGCACCTGGTTCCGCGACGAGGCCGACTATCCCGGCCCACGCACCATGGTCGATGCTGCCCGCTTCCTCGAGGACGAAGCCCCACAGCACGATCGCTGGTTCTGTTTCGTCGACGAGTTCGACCCCCACGAGCCGTTCGACACACCCGAGCCATGGGCGTCGATGTACCAGGACGGTGGATCGTGGGACGCCGACTACATGATCTGGCCCCCGTACGTCCACGGAGGGGTCTCGAAGGGGCACCTCACCGAGGCCGAAGCCCGGCATCTGCGGGCCAACTACGGCGCCAAACTGTCGATGATCGACCACTGGTTCGGCCGGATCCTCGATGCGTTCGACCGCCGGAACCTGTGGGATGACACCGCCCTCATCGTGTGCACCGACCACGGCCACTACCTCGGTGACCCTCGTGAGGGCCACGACATCTGGGGCAAGCCCGGTGTACCTCAGTTCGAGCCGCTCGGTCACACGCCGCTGTTGATCCACTGGCCTGGGGCCAGCGGCGACCGCGGGGCGCGGCCCGGGGCCACGATCGATGCGCTCACCACCAATGTGGATCTGTTCGCCACGCTGGTCGATGTGTTCGACGTCGAGGTCGCACATCGGACCCACGGTCGCTCACTCGTGCCGCTGCTCGACGGCTCGGCCGAGTCGGTGCGTGACTGGGCGATCGGCGGCGTGTGGGGCAACTGGATCCAGATCACGGACGGCCGGTACAAGTACGCTCGCGCCCCTGTCGAGTCGAACCTGCCGATCTCGATGTTCTCGAATCGTTGGTCGACCATGCCGGTGCACTTCCCGGGATTCGAGACACTCCCCCTCCCCGACCAGCGAGCCTGGCTCGACACCATGCCCGGCTCCGAGCTCCCGGTGATCCGCCAGCCGTACGCCGCCGGCGACCGTATGCCGATGTGGGCGGGAGGCCCTCACATCATCGGCCGGCACCACCTCTACGACCTCGCCAACGATCCCGACGAGCAGGAGAACCTCGCAGGCGGTCGCCTCGACGAACAGCTGTGCGAGCTCATCCGATCTGCACTGGTCGAGTTGGAGGCGCCAACCGAACAGCTCGAACGAGTCGGACTCGGCTGA
- a CDS encoding glycine/sarcosine/betaine reductase selenoprotein B family protein codes for MSNAPTPAPADYLEATRSLYDSLGYTPYRWAERTEPVPLVAPARSLSDSRVLLIGSGGIYRHGQVAFATKDDTSIRTIASETAASELRTAHFAYDQTDAREDPNCVFPLGRLRELAAEGVIGGMTDHAAAFMGGIYSVRRFEAETVPSLISLCEQEEPDVVLLVPV; via the coding sequence GTGTCGAACGCTCCAACGCCCGCACCCGCCGACTATCTCGAGGCAACCCGATCGCTCTACGACAGCCTCGGCTACACGCCCTACCGCTGGGCCGAACGAACCGAGCCGGTGCCACTCGTGGCGCCGGCTCGATCGCTGTCGGACAGCCGAGTGCTGCTCATCGGATCCGGCGGGATCTATCGCCACGGCCAAGTGGCCTTTGCCACCAAGGACGACACCTCCATCCGCACCATTGCCAGCGAGACGGCGGCCAGCGAACTGCGGACAGCGCATTTCGCCTACGACCAGACCGATGCCAGAGAAGATCCGAATTGTGTCTTCCCCCTCGGCCGGCTGCGTGAGCTCGCCGCCGAGGGTGTGATCGGCGGCATGACCGACCATGCCGCGGCCTTCATGGGCGGCATCTACTCGGTCCGCCGGTTCGAGGCCGAGACCGTGCCCTCGCTGATCTCGCTCTGCGAGCAGGAAGAGCCCGACGTCGTCCTCCTCGTACCCGTCTGA
- a CDS encoding Dps family protein, whose product MSESITIDIGISEDDRKAIADGLSRLLADSYTLYLKTHNYHWNVVGPMFNTLHLMFETHYNELALAVDLIAERIRSLGEPAPGTYREFAALSTIDEDTDQPDATEMIRRLVKGHEAVARTARSVYPIVEKASDEPTADLLTQRLQVHEKTAWMLRSMLEG is encoded by the coding sequence GTGTCCGAATCCATCACCATCGACATCGGCATCAGCGAGGACGACCGCAAGGCGATTGCCGACGGCCTGTCCCGTCTCCTCGCCGACAGCTACACGCTCTACCTGAAGACCCACAACTATCACTGGAACGTGGTGGGCCCGATGTTCAACACGCTCCACCTCATGTTCGAGACCCATTACAACGAACTCGCCCTCGCGGTCGACCTCATCGCCGAGCGCATCCGCTCGCTGGGGGAGCCGGCACCCGGGACCTACCGCGAGTTCGCCGCCCTGTCCACGATCGACGAAGACACCGATCAACCCGACGCCACCGAGATGATCAGGCGGCTGGTGAAGGGCCACGAGGCAGTCGCCCGAACCGCACGCAGCGTCTACCCGATCGTCGAGAAGGCGAGCGACGAGCCGACGGCCGACCTCCTCACCCAGCGTCTACAGGTGCACGAGAAGACGGCATGGATGCTCCGCAGCATGCTCGAAGGCTGA
- a CDS encoding class II aldolase/adducin family protein: MAHSPYPPFQGVEPIDTERSIEAERAHRKRMCALGYRIFGALRWGQLGDGHISARDPEYTDHFWVLDWGIPFRAATVGDLVLVGPDGSVKNGDGEATGAVNTAGYNIHAPLLAARPDVVSAAHTHTGFGTPWSANVEPFQPISQESCAFVFDQAIFDDEEVEVLSPDGGKRIAAALGENKLCILRNHGLLTVSPTVEGAVGFFVMAERVAEVHVKAPNAKPISEESARIAASTLQPAEVGWRLFQWLVKDLVPDPTIVD, from the coding sequence ATGGCCCACAGCCCCTATCCCCCATTCCAAGGTGTCGAGCCCATCGACACTGAGCGATCGATCGAAGCCGAGCGGGCCCACCGTAAGCGGATGTGCGCGCTCGGCTATCGCATCTTCGGTGCCCTGCGCTGGGGTCAACTCGGCGACGGGCACATCTCGGCCCGAGACCCCGAGTACACGGACCACTTCTGGGTGCTCGACTGGGGCATCCCGTTCCGGGCGGCCACCGTCGGCGATCTCGTGCTGGTGGGCCCTGACGGATCGGTGAAGAACGGTGACGGCGAAGCAACCGGAGCCGTCAACACCGCGGGCTACAACATTCACGCTCCGCTCCTCGCTGCTCGTCCCGACGTTGTCAGCGCCGCTCACACCCACACCGGTTTCGGCACGCCGTGGTCGGCCAACGTCGAGCCGTTCCAGCCCATCAGCCAGGAGTCGTGCGCCTTCGTGTTCGATCAGGCGATCTTCGACGATGAAGAGGTCGAGGTGCTCTCCCCGGACGGCGGGAAGCGGATCGCCGCTGCCCTGGGCGAGAACAAGCTCTGCATCCTCCGCAACCATGGGCTGCTCACCGTCTCCCCCACGGTCGAGGGTGCGGTCGGGTTCTTCGTGATGGCCGAGCGGGTGGCCGAGGTGCATGTGAAAGCCCCCAACGCCAAGCCCATCTCCGAAGAGTCTGCTCGAATCGCGGCTTCGACCCTGCAACCAGCCGAGGTGGGGTGGCGCTTGTTCCAGTGGCTCGTGAAGGACCTCGTGCCCGACCCGACGATCGTCGACTGA
- a CDS encoding rhodanese-like domain-containing protein, with translation MNDGTVSTVDPNTLAAWLTDGDELALLDAREEGVYFQSHLFHATNVPVSKLELVLGDLVPRFDTRLVWCDDGASGLASRAAARAGELGWSNQFLLTGGTEGWQSSGHELYAGVNVPSKAFGEFVEHTYGTPRLPADEVAKLLDTGADVVVLDSRPLGEFRRMSIPAGVDCPGAELVHRVKEVAPDPDTLVIVNCAGRTRSIIGAQSLINAGLENRVVALENGTMGWQLAGHQVATGLEIAAPAPSDSSRAWAIERADRVRERFGVEVIDDVILEEWLEDRDRTTYLFDVRSPEEYLEAHRPGTRHAAGGQLVQATDTYIGTRNARVVLFDDDGVRASMTASWLRQMGWRDAVVMTPAPRIGESGPSGSARIVADPLAPVDPTTLVDGVPDGTVVIDLASSLAYRRHGHLPGAYWAVRSRLAEARAAIGDAERVIVTSSDGALAALAAGEVATRWPNASVSVLAGGTRAWIAVGGAPELGLTRPTTEIDDIWYKPYDHDDDVPEQHMQDYLTWEVALVEQLARDSTVSFEPFS, from the coding sequence ATGAATGACGGCACCGTCTCGACCGTCGATCCGAACACGCTCGCCGCCTGGCTGACCGACGGCGACGAACTGGCCCTACTCGACGCTCGCGAGGAAGGTGTCTACTTCCAGTCGCATCTCTTCCACGCCACGAATGTGCCGGTGTCGAAGCTCGAACTCGTGCTCGGCGACCTGGTGCCCCGGTTCGATACTCGGCTGGTCTGGTGTGACGACGGTGCCTCGGGCTTGGCGAGCCGAGCGGCAGCCCGAGCCGGTGAACTCGGTTGGAGCAACCAGTTTCTCCTGACCGGCGGCACCGAGGGCTGGCAGTCCAGCGGCCACGAGTTGTACGCCGGTGTCAACGTGCCCTCGAAGGCCTTCGGCGAGTTCGTCGAGCACACCTACGGCACACCGCGTCTTCCCGCCGACGAGGTGGCGAAGCTGCTCGACACCGGAGCCGATGTGGTCGTGCTCGATTCGCGGCCGCTCGGAGAGTTTCGACGCATGTCGATCCCGGCCGGTGTCGATTGCCCGGGCGCCGAACTCGTGCACCGAGTCAAGGAGGTCGCTCCCGATCCCGACACCCTCGTGATCGTCAACTGCGCCGGTCGTACCCGGAGCATCATCGGCGCCCAATCGCTGATCAACGCCGGACTCGAGAACCGAGTGGTTGCGCTCGAGAACGGCACGATGGGGTGGCAGCTCGCCGGACATCAGGTCGCCACTGGGCTCGAGATCGCCGCACCGGCGCCGAGCGACAGCAGTCGGGCCTGGGCGATCGAACGGGCCGACCGGGTGCGGGAACGCTTCGGTGTCGAGGTGATCGACGACGTAATCCTCGAGGAATGGCTCGAAGACCGAGACCGCACCACGTACCTGTTCGACGTGCGCTCACCCGAGGAATACCTCGAGGCGCACCGGCCGGGAACCCGGCATGCCGCCGGCGGGCAGCTGGTCCAGGCCACCGACACGTACATCGGCACCCGAAATGCGCGAGTGGTGCTGTTCGACGACGACGGCGTCCGTGCGTCGATGACCGCATCGTGGCTGCGCCAGATGGGTTGGCGCGACGCGGTGGTGATGACGCCTGCCCCGAGGATCGGGGAGTCCGGGCCGTCGGGTTCTGCCCGAATCGTTGCCGATCCACTGGCGCCGGTCGATCCGACCACTCTCGTCGACGGTGTCCCCGACGGCACCGTCGTGATCGACCTGGCGTCGAGCCTCGCCTACCGCAGGCACGGCCACCTACCCGGCGCCTACTGGGCGGTCCGCAGCCGACTGGCCGAGGCGAGGGCGGCGATCGGTGACGCCGAGCGCGTCATCGTGACCTCGTCCGATGGTGCGCTTGCGGCGCTCGCCGCCGGTGAGGTGGCGACCCGTTGGCCGAACGCCTCGGTGTCGGTGCTCGCCGGCGGCACCCGAGCGTGGATCGCAGTCGGCGGCGCACCCGAGCTCGGACTCACCCGACCCACCACCGAGATCGACGACATCTGGTACAAGCCCTACGACCACGATGACGATGTCCCCGAGCAACACATGCAGGACTACCTCACGTGGGAGGTCGCGCTCGTCGAACAGCTCGCACGCGACTCGACCGTCAGCTTCGAGCCCTTTTCCTAG
- a CDS encoding dienelactone hydrolase family protein, translated as MIEQFFDLTTADGDMPVFSVRPDGDGPYPVVVFLMDAPGMREELRDMCRRLASAGYYLIAPQLYYRKVREFNVFETEDRDTMFELMNSLSNTMVDGDVGDLLAHLAKDLATGTAVRHHDPAADTSRVGTVGYCMSGPFAITAAAAFPDQVKAAASIHGVRLATEFDDSPHRSLARSNAEVYIGCAETDHWAPPELIAEFEAAMAEHGTRGRVEWNPGTEHGYAFSQRPSYDKAASEQHWERLHDLFRRNIG; from the coding sequence ATGATCGAACAGTTCTTCGACCTCACGACCGCCGACGGCGACATGCCGGTGTTCAGCGTCCGCCCCGACGGCGACGGGCCCTACCCCGTGGTGGTGTTCTTGATGGACGCACCGGGCATGCGCGAGGAGCTGCGTGACATGTGTCGCCGCCTCGCCTCGGCCGGCTACTACCTGATCGCTCCGCAGCTCTACTACCGCAAGGTCCGAGAGTTCAACGTCTTCGAGACCGAGGATCGCGACACGATGTTCGAGTTGATGAACTCGTTGTCCAACACGATGGTCGACGGCGATGTCGGCGACCTGCTCGCCCATCTGGCGAAGGATCTGGCGACCGGCACGGCTGTCCGACATCACGATCCAGCGGCCGACACCAGCCGAGTGGGCACCGTCGGCTATTGCATGAGCGGCCCGTTCGCCATCACCGCAGCCGCCGCCTTCCCCGATCAGGTGAAGGCCGCGGCGTCGATCCATGGCGTTCGGCTCGCCACCGAGTTCGACGACTCGCCGCACCGCAGCCTCGCCCGGTCGAATGCCGAGGTCTACATCGGATGTGCCGAGACCGATCATTGGGCGCCGCCCGAGCTCATCGCCGAGTTCGAAGCGGCCATGGCCGAGCACGGCACCCGGGGCCGAGTCGAGTGGAACCCGGGCACCGAGCACGGCTACGCGTTCTCGCAGCGGCCCAGCTATGACAAGGCGGCCTCGGAGCAACACTGGGAACGCCTCCACGACCTGTTCCGCCGAAACATCGGCTGA
- a CDS encoding MFS transporter has product MTARSGIIARRLGAAGLSTAAVIVPLTTIVSHSFARSSYPLLLPAIKDDMVLSNTQAGVGGTAIFAAYLTGVIVVTLVSGAVEPVTILRSGLAVSGLGLVLIALSPSFPFLLLGLVLSSSGGAGIWITAPLLATEGVAADRRGIVIGLLTGTIGLGTSAVALGTRLARTSTGNADLWRPIYTVEAVVTVAVLLIVLGGVRARVTARTPGGRISLVGLRTVPGWKAITIAYVMFGAIASGYTSFLAEALEEDGGLSRSAVANIYIGLGITSLFGAPLMGWISDRAGRRRALMAVMIMIMMVSTTVALVTGPLLALTVLTVGGMWASYPTLTATYMRDHLEDRTFGAAYGTMTIFYAMAAVPPPFLVGAIADWRGSFTASYLLVTALAVAGLLALRGLPRESAT; this is encoded by the coding sequence GTGACGGCACGCTCGGGGATCATCGCACGACGCCTGGGCGCTGCCGGACTCTCGACCGCAGCGGTGATCGTCCCTCTCACCACGATCGTGTCGCATTCGTTCGCGCGCTCGTCCTATCCGCTCCTCCTGCCGGCGATCAAGGACGACATGGTGTTGTCCAACACCCAGGCCGGGGTCGGAGGTACGGCCATCTTCGCCGCCTACCTCACGGGGGTGATCGTGGTGACGCTGGTGTCGGGAGCGGTCGAACCGGTCACGATCCTTCGCAGCGGGCTGGCCGTCTCCGGCCTCGGCCTGGTGCTGATCGCGCTCTCGCCATCGTTTCCGTTCCTACTGCTGGGGTTGGTGCTGTCGAGTTCGGGCGGCGCCGGCATCTGGATCACCGCCCCACTGCTCGCCACCGAAGGGGTTGCCGCCGACCGGCGAGGCATCGTGATCGGCCTGCTCACCGGCACCATCGGCCTCGGCACTTCGGCCGTCGCGCTCGGCACTCGCCTGGCCCGCACCAGCACCGGCAACGCCGACCTGTGGCGACCGATCTATACCGTCGAGGCCGTCGTCACCGTGGCCGTGCTCCTCATCGTGCTTGGTGGCGTCCGCGCTCGGGTCACGGCCCGTACCCCCGGTGGCCGGATCTCCCTCGTCGGGCTGCGCACCGTTCCGGGCTGGAAGGCGATCACGATCGCGTACGTGATGTTCGGCGCCATTGCCTCGGGGTACACCTCGTTCCTCGCCGAGGCGCTCGAGGAGGACGGCGGGTTGTCTCGCTCCGCCGTGGCCAACATCTACATCGGCTTGGGGATCACGTCGCTGTTCGGCGCCCCGCTCATGGGGTGGATCTCGGATCGGGCCGGTCGGCGGCGGGCCCTGATGGCCGTGATGATCATGATCATGATGGTGTCGACCACCGTCGCGCTCGTCACCGGCCCGCTGCTGGCGCTCACCGTGCTGACCGTCGGTGGCATGTGGGCCAGCTATCCGACGCTCACGGCCACGTACATGCGCGACCATCTCGAAGACCGCACGTTCGGCGCGGCGTACGGCACGATGACGATCTTCTACGCGATGGCCGCGGTGCCGCCACCATTCCTCGTCGGAGCGATCGCCGACTGGCGGGGATCGTTCACGGCTTCCTACCTCCTCGTGACGGCGCTGGCCGTCGCCGGACTCCTCGCCTTGCGCGGCCTGCCGAGGGAGAGCGCGACGTGA